The proteins below are encoded in one region of Magnetospirillum sp. XM-1:
- a CDS encoding DUF5131 family protein, translating into MGQSTGIAWAKGTVSPVKGCEKYGPECRICYAVGWAARHQGIGSRGYEGVVANGDWTGRIGLVPEAIDEIRRSRVRGLFVNSMSDTFHRGVPDEFVERMFAAMAANPHPEARFFVLTKRSDRMAEVSQRIAFDARIWAGVTVGCRASLKRLDDLRRVEAPGRRWVSMEPLLERVDIRPWLADGTLDWVVIAGESGAGWRPLDWAWVEDIVDACDERGVPVFVKQGAGRFPKTDCEYPPRIRGVVRHGMPADLA; encoded by the coding sequence ATGGGACAGAGCACGGGCATCGCCTGGGCGAAGGGCACGGTCTCGCCGGTCAAGGGATGCGAGAAATACGGCCCCGAGTGCCGGATATGCTACGCGGTCGGCTGGGCGGCGCGGCATCAGGGAATCGGCTCCCGGGGCTACGAGGGCGTCGTGGCCAACGGCGATTGGACCGGCCGCATCGGCCTGGTTCCTGAGGCCATCGACGAGATCCGCAGGAGCCGCGTGCGGGGGCTGTTCGTCAACTCGATGAGCGACACGTTCCATCGCGGGGTTCCGGACGAATTCGTCGAGCGGATGTTCGCGGCGATGGCGGCCAATCCGCATCCGGAAGCCCGGTTCTTCGTGCTGACGAAGCGCTCGGACCGCATGGCCGAGGTGTCGCAGCGCATCGCCTTCGACGCTCGCATCTGGGCCGGGGTGACCGTCGGGTGCCGGGCCTCGCTGAAGCGGCTGGACGACCTCCGCCGCGTCGAGGCGCCGGGCCGGCGCTGGGTCTCGATGGAGCCGCTCCTTGAGCGCGTCGATATCCGCCCCTGGCTGGCCGACGGCACCTTGGACTGGGTCGTGATTGCCGGGGAGTCGGGCGCTGGCTGGCGACCTCTGGACTGGGCCTGGGTCGAGGACATCGTCGATGCCTGCGACGAGCGCGGCGTGCCGGTCTTCGTGAAGCAGGGCGCCGGACGTTTCCCGAAGACCGACTGCGAGTATCCGCCCAGGATTCGCGGCGTCGTGCGGCACGGCATGCCGGCGGATCTCGCCTGA
- a CDS encoding response regulator transcription factor: MSIGRDWMKARTQVKVLVVDDEPVMRRLIIGMLRNIPVLDVEIAEAGDGAAALQHLRGGPENKPDLIITDLRMEPLGGLPFIRTVRSGEYGIDRFLPMVAMTSDTETDTVTRVLRAGADGLVPKPVSQEMLRRQVLQVLTRESPFIEIVLPEGKYFGPFSPFVKQNVLVPGCPHRIVHKRQGRIAA, from the coding sequence ATGAGCATCGGTCGTGACTGGATGAAGGCTCGCACCCAGGTGAAGGTGCTCGTCGTCGATGACGAGCCCGTGATGCGCCGCCTCATCATCGGCATGCTGCGCAACATCCCGGTGCTCGATGTCGAGATCGCCGAAGCGGGGGATGGCGCTGCCGCCCTCCAGCATCTGCGTGGCGGGCCGGAGAACAAGCCGGACCTGATCATCACGGATCTCCGGATGGAGCCGCTGGGAGGCCTGCCCTTCATCCGGACGGTGCGATCCGGCGAGTATGGCATCGATCGCTTCCTGCCGATGGTCGCGATGACCTCGGACACCGAGACCGATACGGTGACGCGGGTCCTGCGGGCCGGAGCCGATGGCCTGGTGCCCAAGCCGGTATCCCAGGAGATGCTCCGGCGCCAGGTGCTGCAGGTGCTGACCCGGGAATCCCCCTTCATCGAGATCGTGCTGCCGGAAGGGAAGTATTTCGGCCCGTTCTCGCCCTTCGTGAAGCAGAACGTCCTCGTTCCAGGCTGCCCGCACCGCATCGTGCACAAGCGTCAGGGCCGCATCGCGGCATAG
- a CDS encoding AAA family ATPase, with amino-acid sequence MTKTEAAWGRYDPSRVEPPTWLVEDLLPERATACLYGAPNLGKSFVAIDWALAIATGRPALAGHKRSRIDVGRAKAAGKVVLFPAEGVFGLNRRISGWLQHNGIPTQEGEEILRDRLFMPPGECRFDHPGDFEALMRGIERECKDLDLLILDPLASFMSGDENATQDMQLIVNAMRRCVDRFGCSVLVVHHGGKSAYSSERGSSALRGGVDALFCLFRDPKTKVLQIETDKMREAAKHAPIPIKLHRVPDIGPDGEPLHDGKGFISYLSRVPMLDPAALRIQEAKFAAMESKAQAEESAQEVPEGQEAETPQQRIDPRAKRAQDRARLILGHLAEAGEQHIGLPDIVAAFANRAKTEKGWKRTAVEGALEELLASGHVEEGPRQDDNKRTFRATGLALEE; translated from the coding sequence ATGACGAAAACCGAAGCCGCCTGGGGGCGCTACGACCCCTCCCGCGTCGAGCCCCCGACCTGGCTGGTCGAGGATCTGCTGCCAGAACGCGCCACGGCCTGCCTATACGGGGCGCCCAACCTGGGAAAATCGTTCGTCGCGATCGACTGGGCGCTGGCCATCGCCACCGGACGGCCTGCCCTGGCCGGGCACAAGCGCTCGCGGATCGACGTCGGACGCGCGAAGGCCGCCGGCAAGGTGGTCCTGTTCCCGGCCGAAGGCGTGTTCGGCCTCAACCGCCGCATCAGCGGCTGGCTCCAGCACAACGGCATCCCGACTCAGGAGGGCGAGGAGATCCTGCGCGATCGCCTCTTCATGCCGCCGGGCGAATGCCGCTTCGACCATCCTGGCGACTTCGAGGCGCTGATGCGCGGCATCGAGCGCGAGTGCAAGGACCTCGACCTGCTGATCCTCGACCCGCTGGCCAGCTTCATGAGCGGCGACGAGAACGCGACGCAGGACATGCAGCTCATCGTCAATGCCATGCGCCGCTGCGTCGATCGCTTCGGCTGCTCCGTCCTCGTCGTCCACCACGGCGGCAAGAGCGCATACAGCTCGGAACGCGGCTCCTCGGCGCTGCGGGGCGGCGTAGACGCCCTCTTCTGCCTGTTCCGGGATCCGAAGACCAAGGTGCTGCAGATCGAGACCGACAAGATGCGCGAGGCCGCGAAGCACGCGCCGATTCCGATCAAGCTCCATCGCGTGCCCGACATCGGTCCGGACGGCGAGCCGCTCCACGATGGAAAGGGCTTCATCTCCTACCTTTCCCGCGTGCCGATGCTCGACCCGGCCGCCCTGCGCATCCAGGAAGCCAAGTTCGCCGCCATGGAAAGCAAGGCCCAGGCCGAGGAGAGCGCGCAGGAGGTTCCCGAAGGACAGGAGGCCGAAACGCCCCAGCAAAGGATCGATCCCCGCGCCAAGCGCGCGCAGGACCGGGCCAGGCTGATCCTCGGCCACCTCGCGGAAGCCGGCGAGCAGCACATCGGCCTCCCGGACATCGTCGCGGCCTTCGCGAACCGGGCCAAGACCGAGAAGGGTTGGAAGCGGACCGCCGTGGAAGGAGCGCTCGAGGAGCTCCTGGCGAGCGGCCATGTCGAGGAAGGCCCGCGGCAGGACGACAACAAGCGGACCTTCAGGGCGACCGGGCTGGCCCTCGAGGAATAG
- a CDS encoding Dam family site-specific DNA-(adenine-N6)-methyltransferase, giving the protein MKSYLKWPGGKARLAKRVESLLGGGTRLVEPFVGSGAVFLNLPFASALLGDADPDVIGLHRAVQQDAEAVLAEARALFTPACNDEEAYRRLRAEFNAGGQSPAERAALMLYLNRHCFNGLWRRSGSGAFNAAFGRPASPEIPEESLRAFAAKAAGADIRHQGFEATFAALRQGDAVYCDPPYSPLSATSRFTGYSSPFGPAEHDRLVALCADAAARGIRVVLSEHDLPAVRERCMAAWPGVRFETVQVRRSISCNGGNRFLAPELFAVFEPASLAAAA; this is encoded by the coding sequence ATGAAATCCTATCTGAAATGGCCGGGCGGCAAGGCTCGGTTGGCGAAGCGCGTCGAATCGCTGCTGGGCGGCGGAACGCGTCTGGTCGAACCCTTCGTGGGCTCGGGGGCGGTCTTCCTGAACCTGCCCTTCGCATCCGCTCTCTTGGGCGATGCCGACCCCGATGTCATCGGACTGCACCGGGCGGTCCAGCAGGACGCGGAAGCCGTTCTCGCCGAGGCGCGGGCATTGTTCACGCCGGCGTGCAACGACGAGGAAGCCTATCGGCGGCTGCGCGCGGAATTCAATGCCGGTGGCCAGTCTCCGGCTGAGCGGGCCGCGCTGATGCTCTACCTGAACCGCCACTGCTTCAACGGGCTCTGGCGGCGGAGCGGGAGCGGGGCCTTCAATGCGGCGTTCGGGCGGCCAGCCTCGCCGGAGATTCCCGAGGAATCCCTCCGGGCCTTCGCCGCGAAGGCGGCGGGAGCCGATATCCGGCACCAGGGCTTCGAGGCGACCTTCGCCGCTCTCCGTCAGGGCGATGCCGTCTATTGCGACCCGCCCTATTCCCCGCTGAGCGCGACGTCCCGCTTCACCGGGTATTCGAGCCCGTTCGGTCCGGCCGAGCATGACCGCCTGGTGGCGCTGTGCGCCGATGCGGCCGCCCGGGGCATCCGGGTCGTCCTGAGCGAGCATGACCTTCCTGCGGTCCGCGAGCGATGCATGGCGGCTTGGCCGGGCGTGCGCTTCGAGACGGTGCAGGTGCGCCGCTCGATTTCCTGCAACGGCGGCAATCGTTTCCTGGCGCCCGAGCTCTTCGCGGTGTTCGAGCCGGCATCGCTCGCCGCAGCGGCATGA
- a CDS encoding EAL domain-containing protein — translation MPDRLAALDERNRQALARSLGLEMLDFHLQAKVRIGDARLDSFELLLRGSDSSGLVGPMSIIDRVKEREAGTRLDFAEIMTCRALVISRELRMRRQPVPVAINIDETDLIIEDLPEAMLRLIEERAPDERAIELEITERDRIGDPHRIAAILAPFAEKGIRMALDDAGFGESYEGGGEDLRRIHALPVQSIKLDRGVLFGDDHSSSKKKAGRAFRHARHIARQYGIEHIVAEGIETETHLAWCREHGIPIAQGYRFHKPEALDAALVRFG, via the coding sequence ATGCCCGATCGACTCGCCGCCCTCGACGAAAGGAACCGCCAGGCCCTCGCGCGGTCGCTCGGGCTCGAAATGCTCGACTTCCACCTGCAGGCCAAGGTCCGCATCGGAGACGCCCGCCTCGACTCCTTCGAGCTGCTTCTGCGCGGCTCCGATTCCTCCGGCCTTGTCGGACCGATGAGCATCATCGACAGGGTGAAGGAGCGGGAGGCCGGGACACGGCTCGATTTCGCCGAGATCATGACATGCCGTGCCCTGGTCATCTCCAGGGAGCTCCGCATGAGGAGGCAGCCGGTACCAGTCGCCATCAACATCGATGAGACCGACCTGATCATCGAGGACCTCCCCGAAGCCATGCTCCGGCTCATCGAGGAGAGGGCGCCGGACGAGAGGGCGATCGAACTGGAAATCACGGAGCGCGACCGCATCGGCGATCCCCATCGCATCGCGGCCATCCTCGCTCCCTTCGCCGAGAAGGGCATCCGCATGGCGCTGGACGATGCAGGCTTCGGGGAAAGCTACGAAGGAGGCGGGGAGGATCTCCGCCGCATCCATGCCCTGCCGGTCCAGAGCATCAAGCTCGATCGCGGCGTCCTCTTCGGCGACGATCACTCCTCCTCGAAGAAGAAGGCCGGACGGGCCTTCAGGCATGCCAGGCACATCGCCCGCCAATACGGAATCGAGCACATCGTGGCCGAAGGCATCGAGACCGAGACCCACCTCGCCTGGTGCCGCGAGCATGGCATCCCCATTGCCCAGGGCTACCGCTTCCACAAGCCCGAGGCCCTGGACGCCGCTCTGGTCAGGTTCGGCTGA
- a CDS encoding DnaB-like helicase C-terminal domain-containing protein, producing the protein MTMRTAASVRSLPGRAPSSALLNVPMPSDTDLEAFVLGGLLSSSASEAKKHVLALDETCFSDGVLRRLYSAALSVVMKGRDPSPQVVGFELGRDALEAFGGSAFLGDLASRGEGSASCMAEAIGSLRSAANRREAISAALELIAAASNEECAPEEAMSTCFRRLRAGMAQGGTGLMRTKREVAATAIDERLACGAAITTGIVELDKLILGGIRPRTFVVIESSYGLGKSALLATVSDNINLQGVKTLYITLESTAEELEMRMVARRMNLRMAWTFDESHEGFAMMRANRDAYVEQVPDNVVYLELRNPTVDTLHREILRAKHRYGIQVVILDYVQCIGGMEKGIREETFWFGVGRALRDIAKEEDLAILAAAQDDKRTAVALRQSSSLLLVMERDINDDAVHFHVEKTNDSPYGRTDRGTHAPIILDPAGPHVRDARGEDITTRIQRDLERGVEPQE; encoded by the coding sequence ATGACCATGCGCACCGCTGCTTCCGTCCGTTCCCTGCCGGGCCGCGCGCCTTCGTCGGCGCTGCTGAATGTCCCGATGCCGTCCGACACCGATCTCGAGGCGTTCGTTCTCGGCGGCCTGCTGTCCTCATCCGCCAGCGAGGCGAAGAAGCATGTGCTCGCGCTCGACGAGACCTGCTTCTCGGATGGCGTCCTGCGCCGGCTCTATTCCGCCGCCCTCTCGGTGGTGATGAAGGGCCGGGATCCGTCGCCGCAGGTGGTCGGCTTCGAGCTGGGCCGCGATGCCCTCGAGGCCTTCGGCGGATCGGCCTTCCTCGGCGATCTGGCCTCGCGCGGCGAAGGCTCGGCCTCCTGCATGGCCGAAGCCATCGGTTCCCTGCGTTCGGCGGCGAACCGCCGCGAGGCCATCTCGGCGGCGCTGGAGCTCATCGCCGCCGCTTCGAACGAGGAATGCGCTCCCGAGGAGGCCATGTCGACCTGCTTCCGCAGGCTGCGCGCCGGCATGGCCCAGGGCGGCACCGGCCTGATGCGGACCAAGCGGGAGGTGGCCGCGACGGCGATCGATGAGCGGCTGGCCTGCGGAGCGGCGATCACCACGGGAATCGTCGAGCTCGACAAGCTCATCCTCGGCGGTATCCGCCCCAGGACCTTCGTGGTCATCGAATCGTCCTACGGCCTCGGCAAGTCGGCTCTGCTGGCCACCGTCTCGGACAACATCAACCTTCAGGGCGTGAAGACCCTCTACATCACGCTGGAAAGCACGGCGGAAGAGCTCGAGATGCGCATGGTCGCGCGGCGCATGAACCTCCGCATGGCCTGGACCTTCGACGAGTCCCACGAGGGCTTCGCCATGATGCGGGCCAACCGCGACGCCTATGTCGAGCAGGTGCCCGACAACGTGGTGTATCTCGAGCTGCGCAATCCGACGGTCGATACGCTGCACCGGGAGATCCTGCGGGCGAAGCACCGCTACGGCATCCAGGTGGTGATCCTCGATTACGTCCAGTGCATCGGCGGCATGGAGAAGGGCATCCGCGAGGAGACCTTCTGGTTCGGCGTGGGCCGGGCCCTGCGCGACATCGCCAAGGAGGAGGATCTGGCCATCCTCGCGGCGGCGCAGGACGACAAGCGCACGGCGGTCGCCCTGCGGCAGAGCTCCTCGCTGCTGCTGGTCATGGAGCGCGACATCAACGACGACGCCGTGCATTTCCATGTCGAGAAGACGAACGATTCGCCCTATGGGCGGACGGACCGCGGAACCCATGCGCCGATCATCCTCGATCCGGCCGGGCCGCATGTGCGCGACGCGCGGGGCGAGGACATCACCACGAGGATCCAGCGGGATCTCGAGCGTGGCGTGGAGCCGCAGGAATGA
- a CDS encoding glycine zipper 2TM domain-containing protein, with protein sequence MKKFTAIAAALALSASLSACAGMPGANGQGGFQLDKQTIGTGIGAALGGLGGSMFGGGNGKLIGTAAGVAIGGYLGNQIGASLDRADKAYADRSLSQLQPGQSNSWQSSTGSRMTFVAGPQVQTPQNAPQNSVCRTYQLQTFEAKGGGTQSQGTACTADNGSTWNF encoded by the coding sequence ATGAAGAAGTTCACCGCCATCGCGGCCGCGCTCGCGCTGTCCGCTTCCCTCTCTGCCTGCGCCGGAATGCCGGGCGCCAACGGCCAGGGCGGATTCCAGCTCGACAAGCAGACCATCGGCACCGGCATCGGCGCCGCCCTCGGAGGGCTGGGAGGCTCGATGTTCGGCGGCGGCAACGGCAAGCTCATCGGCACGGCCGCCGGCGTCGCCATCGGCGGCTATCTCGGCAATCAGATCGGCGCCTCGCTCGATCGCGCCGACAAGGCCTACGCCGATCGCTCGCTGTCCCAGCTCCAGCCCGGACAGTCGAACAGCTGGCAGTCCAGCACCGGCAGCAGGATGACCTTCGTCGCCGGCCCGCAGGTGCAGACGCCGCAGAACGCGCCGCAGAACTCCGTCTGCCGCACCTACCAGCTCCAGACCTTCGAGGCCAAGGGCGGCGGCACCCAGAGCCAAGGAACGGCCTGCACCGCCGACAACGGCTCGACCTGGAACTTCTGA
- a CDS encoding HlyD family efflux transporter periplasmic adaptor subunit, which produces MTAIARIGTELIAIEEKRVRAGWILSVASAAILAGGIVAADHTPWDASATAQGVVVAPSRVQAVGSAEGGLVSRVLVRPSDRVEAGQPILELDSSLPAADVERLSYASDAARADVLRLEAEMAGKEPLLDGLPDGIARSARAAWELRASRRRDELAAKEAETAAQTAPLAAYRQSLDAGLSVLRRLEEGASMGVIPRNRADDQRRQVEDLRGRLAKGESDAKAAALQLSVLRSAQMEAASKDLAEARGRFHEAEQQLRKAREQDRRTVLRSPVSGRIKTLAAAGPGLAVKPGEQLAEIVEEGGELRVEARVAASERGHLKVGGPVRIVLAGDDGSHEGIEGRLLSIAPDSQADQTGRRTFAVEASIGPTSGPTSFPGRAGGPSYPLSSGVEVLVFQTYGERSLLGFLAGPLLGQKAIWNEGR; this is translated from the coding sequence ATGACCGCCATCGCACGCATCGGCACGGAGCTCATCGCCATCGAGGAGAAGCGCGTCCGCGCCGGCTGGATCCTCTCGGTCGCTTCGGCCGCCATCCTCGCGGGAGGAATCGTCGCAGCCGACCATACGCCATGGGATGCTTCGGCCACGGCTCAGGGGGTCGTCGTCGCGCCGTCCCGCGTCCAGGCTGTCGGCTCCGCCGAAGGCGGGCTGGTCTCGCGGGTGCTGGTGCGCCCCTCGGACCGCGTCGAGGCCGGACAGCCCATCCTCGAGCTGGATTCCTCGCTGCCGGCCGCCGATGTCGAGAGGCTGTCCTATGCGTCGGATGCGGCGCGGGCCGATGTGCTGCGCCTCGAAGCCGAGATGGCGGGCAAGGAACCGCTGCTCGATGGCCTGCCCGACGGCATCGCCCGCTCGGCCCGTGCGGCCTGGGAGCTTCGGGCTTCCCGCCGCCGGGATGAGCTGGCCGCGAAGGAGGCCGAAACGGCCGCCCAAACGGCTCCGCTGGCGGCCTACCGCCAGTCGCTCGATGCGGGGCTGTCCGTTCTCCGCCGTCTCGAGGAAGGCGCGTCCATGGGCGTGATCCCGAGGAACCGCGCCGACGATCAGCGCCGCCAGGTCGAGGATTTGCGCGGACGGCTCGCCAAGGGCGAATCGGATGCCAAGGCGGCCGCTCTTCAGCTCTCCGTCCTGCGCAGCGCGCAGATGGAGGCTGCGTCGAAGGATCTGGCGGAGGCCCGGGGCCGCTTCCATGAAGCCGAGCAGCAGCTCCGCAAGGCCCGCGAACAGGATCGGCGCACGGTGCTGCGTTCTCCGGTGTCCGGCCGCATCAAGACCCTCGCTGCGGCGGGGCCCGGGCTTGCGGTCAAGCCGGGCGAGCAGCTCGCCGAGATCGTCGAGGAAGGAGGCGAGCTGCGGGTCGAGGCCCGGGTGGCCGCCTCCGAGCGAGGGCATCTGAAGGTCGGCGGACCGGTCCGCATCGTGCTGGCGGGGGACGATGGCAGCCATGAGGGCATCGAAGGACGCCTGCTGTCGATCGCCCCGGACTCCCAGGCGGACCAGACGGGGCGCCGCACCTTCGCCGTGGAAGCCTCCATCGGCCCCACTTCCGGCCCCACTTCCTTCCCCGGAAGGGCGGGAGGTCCGTCCTATCCGCTGAGCAGCGGGGTCGAGGTGCTGGTGTTCCAGACCTACGGCGAACGCTCGCTTCTGGGCTTCCTAGCAGGCCCCCTGCTTGGCCAGAAGGCGATTTGGAACGAAGGCCGCTGA
- a CDS encoding replication initiator protein A, whose translation MASDGEQVDLFLESIINAPVKDERALMEFPFFSLQKQKRVKPFIYDDGAVRIEVSAGAGGIATIWDKDVLIYLTSLINGRIERGEPVSRTMHFAAYDFLRLTGRGTGKAAYEGCMSALDRLQSTTIRTTITSGHNEERERRGFSWIDSYRVIERTTTSGRKIMAAVEVTLNKWMFRAIVEDRRVLTIDRAYFRLQMGLERRLYELARKHCGRQKHWTVSLPRLAEKCGSEQELRNFKVYLKKIIDRDSLPQYRMTLSFDGNGPGREIAEQLGGDTWRWGGNERILVSFSHKTAELLLPMRGPAVIDEYIEPDEDGERSIRLAPDDAELPIEAEQRTMREILDAQAARADEEGPDILEEGPDEIVDDGSAAD comes from the coding sequence ATGGCGTCGGATGGAGAGCAGGTCGATCTCTTCCTGGAAAGCATCATCAACGCGCCCGTCAAGGACGAGCGCGCGCTCATGGAATTCCCCTTCTTCAGCCTCCAGAAGCAGAAGCGGGTCAAGCCCTTCATCTACGACGACGGGGCCGTGCGCATCGAGGTGAGCGCCGGCGCAGGCGGAATCGCCACTATCTGGGACAAGGACGTACTGATCTACCTCACGTCCCTGATCAACGGCCGCATCGAGCGCGGCGAGCCGGTCAGCCGCACAATGCACTTCGCCGCCTACGACTTCCTGCGCCTCACGGGTCGCGGCACCGGCAAGGCCGCCTACGAAGGGTGCATGAGCGCCCTCGACCGCCTGCAATCCACCACCATCCGCACCACCATCACCTCGGGCCACAACGAGGAGCGCGAACGCCGCGGCTTCTCCTGGATCGACTCCTACCGCGTCATCGAGCGCACGACCACCTCAGGAAGAAAGATCATGGCCGCCGTCGAGGTGACGCTGAACAAATGGATGTTCCGCGCCATCGTCGAGGATCGGCGCGTGCTCACCATCGATCGCGCCTACTTCCGCTTACAGATGGGCCTCGAGCGCCGCCTCTACGAACTGGCCCGCAAGCACTGCGGCCGCCAGAAGCACTGGACCGTCAGCCTTCCCCGCCTCGCCGAGAAATGCGGCTCCGAGCAGGAGCTGCGGAACTTCAAGGTCTACCTCAAGAAGATCATCGACCGGGACAGCCTTCCCCAGTACCGCATGACCCTGTCCTTCGATGGCAACGGCCCCGGCCGTGAGATCGCGGAGCAGCTCGGAGGCGACACCTGGCGCTGGGGCGGCAACGAACGGATCCTCGTCTCCTTCAGCCACAAGACCGCAGAACTCCTGCTGCCGATGCGCGGCCCGGCCGTCATCGACGAATACATAGAGCCGGACGAGGATGGCGAAAGGAGCATCCGGCTGGCCCCGGACGACGCCGAGCTGCCCATCGAGGCCGAACAACGCACCATGAGGGAAATCCTCGACGCCCAGGCCGCCCGCGCGGACGAGGAAGGGCCGGATATCCTCGAAGAAGGTCCCGACGAGATCGTCGACGACGGGAGCGCGGCCGATTGA